The Drosophila simulans strain w501 chromosome 3R, Prin_Dsim_3.1, whole genome shotgun sequence genome contains the following window.
CCATCCCGGGAAAATTGGAAAGACCCCAGCTAACCTAATGACAGACCACGCGAACACCCTTACAAACGATATTACTACAGACTTTTACGACACTTTTCATTAGCAGCCgcacttgttgttgtcgcgGGTAGCCGGAAACTTTCTTTTGTATCTGGGAAATGTCTTGGACCTGGTGGCAGTGTCTTATTTTCCACACACCCCTAGTGGGAGTTATTAACCCTTAACCACACGTTACCATTTATAACCCGGACAAAGTGAACCGAGCGCGTTAAGCtgacaatggcaacaaattttttcctttttgccgtCTATTGTGCCCGGAATCTGGTGGCAGCCACCATTCAATTGTGGTTCTTTTCCTCTTTGTCTGCGGTTTATGGCTTTTAATTCGTTCTGAGCCTCGATTCTTAAGGGTGCCCAAGTGGATTTCGCACTGACATCAACGGATATTGTGTGATAATTGCCAGGAAAAATATTCGACATTTTCCGAGCGTACATttcgtttgcatttaaatgggaaaattaattaatcattCCAGATTTGTATTCATTTAAAACACTTCAGTTGAGCAATATCAAAATTAACCgatcgaaaatcgaaaattaagTATCTTAAGTGGCTTGATACTTattgatagatagatataagTACTTTTGAGGTAGGTAGTTTGATTGAGCgtataaaaaaagtattaGATAGTTGGAGTGGGCAATTCGATTAATTCTGATAAGACGTAGTTTTCCGTGGGTATATAAGCTGATCTTCACTAGTGGCAGAGAAAATATTGTTAATTGGACAGTAAAATGAAAGCCATCACCGTTTGCCTTCTGGTTCTGGTTTCGGCCAGCTGTCTGCTGACCACTCGGGTAAGAtttgccaattaaaaaaattaacttatatatattaaatatttctttgtttCAGGCCAATTCCATAGAACTGCTGGACGAGAGCTTGGACTATGATTTTGACTTTGAATCGGAACTGGAGCAGTTGCTGGATGAACTGGACAATGACACTGACTACATGGATGTGGAGGCACAGGGCTTTATTAGAACCTGCCGCAAAATCCTTCGCAAGGCTTTGAAAACGGTTCGAGGCACCAACTGTATTATCAAGGAAGTGACAAACATCCTCAGCTCCTGCACCAGCTACGTGGATGCTATTGATGCCTGTGGCACTGCCATTCCCAAGGATGTGGCCAAGATTGTGGACTCCGTTAAGCAGATTATCAAAATCTGCGACGATATTCTACATCTGCATTCGAAACTTTGTAAATCGGATAAATCCGTGGGTTCGACCATCAAAAACTCGTCCAAATGTTTCTGGAAATTGTTCAAGGCATCCATGAAGCTGACCCGAAAGATCAATAAGACCTTAAAACTGATTGCCAAATTGCCAGCTGATACCAGTTCCTGCTTCGTAAATGCCACCAATAAGGTCACGGCGTCCTTCAACTCTTTTCTGCCCAACATTGATGTCTGCATCGAGtctatgtaaatatattataaaaaaataaaaactcttAAGCTTACAGCAGATTAGATTTGAATTCCTGAGCGTTTGTTCCCAAACCACTTATGAACAATAATATAgtgttttgattattttgatttcgttCC
Protein-coding sequences here:
- the LOC6729629 gene encoding uncharacterized protein LOC6729629, with the protein product MKAITVCLLVLVSASCLLTTRANSIELLDESLDYDFDFESELEQLLDELDNDTDYMDVEAQGFIRTCRKILRKALKTVRGTNCIIKEVTNILSSCTSYVDAIDACGTAIPKDVAKIVDSVKQIIKICDDILHLHSKLCKSDKSVGSTIKNSSKCFWKLFKASMKLTRKINKTLKLIAKLPADTSSCFVNATNKVTASFNSFLPNIDVCIESM